A single region of the Sphingobium sp. TKS genome encodes:
- a CDS encoding Y-family DNA polymerase codes for MAGDRMAEDAIGKRRYLALWFPFLPVDRLRIARPDLWAAQGEGPAVVVEQVRGAMRLATLDADALALGLTPGMTLADARAREPGLRMFDADPHGDQDWLERLCDGCARYTPVAALDSPFGLMLDITGCAHLWGGEDMLAREAAERLERHGMRVRHALAGTAEGAHALCRFSVGAAADEDAALRRLPVEALRLEEESVVALRRAGLRTVGDLAARPAAILASRFGEEAVDALHGLLGLGRRPLAPRRSRPAIRIERRFAEPMGSTAFALKVLEEMAAEAGERLGERGQGGRRFEALFFRSDGLAFPLRVETSLPVRDAPAIMRLVQERIDALSDPLDPGFGFDMLRLTVPQAEPMAPTQLALEGGEARREESVAALVDRLSIRAGRARIQRLHPSDSHIPEQAQLALPAMESRAPMNWPQSQEAGDPPLRPLHLFDPPQPIDVVAQVPDGPPHRFRWRRALHEVTRYEGPERIAPEWWTAKDGALEGESVGLTRDYYRVEDARGRRYWIFRHGLYGIEAVHPGWYIHGLFA; via the coding sequence ATGGCAGGAGACAGGATGGCGGAGGACGCGATCGGCAAGCGCCGCTATCTGGCGCTGTGGTTTCCGTTCCTGCCGGTCGACCGGCTGCGGATCGCGCGGCCTGACCTTTGGGCAGCGCAGGGCGAAGGGCCTGCGGTCGTCGTCGAGCAGGTGCGCGGCGCGATGCGGCTGGCGACGCTGGACGCCGATGCCCTGGCGCTGGGCCTGACGCCCGGCATGACGCTGGCCGACGCCCGCGCGCGGGAACCCGGTCTGCGTATGTTCGATGCCGATCCCCATGGCGATCAGGACTGGCTGGAGCGGCTGTGCGACGGTTGCGCCCGCTATACGCCGGTTGCGGCGCTCGATTCCCCCTTCGGCCTGATGCTCGACATTACGGGTTGCGCGCATCTTTGGGGCGGGGAGGACATGCTGGCGCGGGAGGCGGCGGAGCGGCTGGAGCGCCATGGCATGCGGGTGCGCCATGCCCTCGCCGGAACGGCGGAGGGCGCCCATGCGCTGTGCCGTTTTTCGGTCGGCGCTGCGGCGGACGAGGATGCGGCGCTGCGGCGCCTGCCGGTCGAGGCATTGCGGCTGGAGGAGGAAAGCGTGGTGGCGCTGCGCCGGGCGGGGCTGCGTACCGTGGGCGATCTGGCGGCGCGACCGGCGGCGATCCTGGCGTCGCGCTTCGGTGAGGAAGCGGTGGATGCGTTGCATGGCCTGCTTGGGTTGGGGCGGCGGCCGCTTGCGCCCCGGCGGTCGCGCCCGGCGATCCGGATCGAACGGCGCTTTGCCGAACCGATGGGCAGCACCGCCTTTGCCCTGAAAGTGCTGGAAGAGATGGCGGCGGAGGCGGGAGAGCGGCTCGGTGAACGCGGCCAAGGCGGTAGGCGGTTCGAAGCGCTGTTCTTCCGCAGCGATGGCCTCGCCTTTCCGCTGCGGGTCGAAACCAGCCTGCCGGTGCGCGATGCGCCCGCGATCATGCGGCTGGTGCAGGAACGGATCGATGCGCTGTCCGATCCACTTGACCCCGGTTTCGGCTTCGACATGCTGCGCCTCACCGTGCCGCAGGCTGAACCGATGGCGCCGACGCAATTGGCGCTGGAAGGGGGAGAGGCGCGTCGCGAAGAAAGCGTCGCGGCGCTGGTGGACCGGCTGTCGATCCGGGCGGGGCGGGCGCGTATCCAGCGGCTTCACCCAAGCGACAGCCATATTCCCGAACAGGCCCAGCTTGCCCTGCCCGCCATGGAAAGCCGCGCGCCCATGAACTGGCCGCAAAGCCAGGAGGCAGGCGACCCGCCCCTGCGCCCGCTGCATCTGTTCGATCCGCCCCAGCCGATCGATGTGGTGGCGCAAGTGCCCGACGGCCCGCCGCATCGCTTCCGTTGGCGGCGGGCTTTGCATGAAGTGACGCGCTATGAAGGCCCCGAACGCATCGCGCCCGAATGGTGGACGGCCAAGGACGGCGCGCTGGAGGGGGAAAGCGTCGGGCTGACGCGGGACTATTACCGGGTCGAGGATGCACGCGGGCGGCGCTACTGGATTTTCCGCCACGGGCTTTACGGGATCGAAGCGGTGCATCCGGGCTGGTATATTCATGGCCTGTTCGCATGA
- a CDS encoding ImuA family protein, translating to MVESVKSLAALRRHIASLEGVPASQPHARVETGHAAIDQALDGGLARGRVHEFFAAVEEAAAGAGLALILARLAAGDAPLLWLRTAAAGRAGGMPYGPGLAALGVDPERLVIGVMADDGMLLRAAVDALRCPALGGLVVELHGSAPLLDLTASRRLALAAEASGVTAFMLRVGGDPVPSAADTRWRVAAAPSLPVPGNGPGMCAFDLSLLRRRAGRDGLGWRLVWDNGRGMFEESGGGRDERHDLGQSGREQDGRRQDGGGRDRQAPLSGAVVSVPAGRPAADRAA from the coding sequence ATGGTCGAGTCGGTGAAGTCCCTCGCCGCCCTCAGGCGGCATATTGCATCGCTGGAGGGCGTTCCAGCCTCGCAGCCTCATGCGCGGGTGGAAACCGGCCATGCGGCGATCGATCAGGCGCTGGATGGCGGATTGGCGCGTGGCCGGGTGCATGAATTCTTCGCTGCGGTGGAGGAAGCGGCGGCGGGGGCGGGATTGGCGTTAATCCTGGCGCGGCTGGCGGCAGGGGATGCGCCTCTGCTCTGGCTGCGGACGGCGGCGGCGGGGCGGGCAGGGGGCATGCCCTATGGTCCGGGACTGGCGGCGCTGGGAGTCGATCCCGAGCGGCTGGTGATCGGCGTGATGGCCGATGACGGGATGCTGTTGCGCGCTGCGGTGGATGCGCTGCGCTGTCCGGCCTTGGGCGGGCTGGTGGTGGAACTGCATGGTTCCGCGCCCTTGCTCGACCTGACGGCCAGCCGGCGGTTGGCGCTGGCGGCGGAGGCATCGGGCGTGACGGCCTTCATGTTGCGGGTGGGCGGCGATCCGGTGCCGAGCGCGGCGGATACGCGGTGGCGCGTGGCGGCTGCGCCTTCGCTGCCCGTGCCGGGGAACGGGCCGGGCATGTGCGCCTTCGATCTCAGCCTGTTGCGGCGGCGGGCGGGGCGGGATGGGCTCGGCTGGCGGCTGGTCTGGGACAATGGCCGGGGCATGTTTGAAGAAAGTGGAGGTGGGCGCGATGAACGCCATGACCTTGGCCAGAGCGGCAGGGAACAGGATGGCAGGAGACAGGATGGCGGAGGACGCGATCGGCAAGCGCCGCTATCTGGCGCTGTGGTTTCCGTTCCTGCCGGTCGACCGGCTGCGGATCGCGCGGCCTGA
- a CDS encoding CvpA family protein — protein MNAIDILVLLLIGGCAIFGLMRGFVQETLSLIAWVLAIFAIRLFHASATELVTPFIGSTSGAAVLAFALVFGITFGAGKLLAHAIGRRTRQSVLGPVDRVLGAGFGAVKGLIGATLVFLAFSLVYDTFYGSGARRPDWLSDARTYPLLNASGQAISEFVAERRAHKSMEAE, from the coding sequence ATGAACGCGATCGATATTCTCGTCCTGCTCCTGATCGGCGGTTGTGCGATCTTCGGCCTGATGCGCGGCTTTGTGCAGGAAACCCTGTCGCTGATCGCCTGGGTGCTGGCGATCTTCGCAATCCGCCTGTTCCACGCTTCGGCCACCGAGCTGGTCACACCCTTCATCGGCAGCACCAGCGGCGCGGCGGTGCTCGCCTTCGCGCTGGTGTTCGGCATCACCTTCGGCGCGGGCAAGCTGCTGGCCCATGCGATCGGCCGCCGCACGCGCCAGTCGGTGCTCGGTCCCGTCGACCGCGTGCTGGGCGCGGGCTTCGGCGCGGTCAAGGGCTTGATCGGCGCGACTCTGGTGTTTCTGGCGTTCAGCCTCGTCTACGACACTTTCTACGGCAGTGGTGCCCGACGCCCGGATTGGTTGTCCGACGCGCGCACCTATCCGCTGCTCAATGCCAGCGGTCAGGCGATCAGCGAATTCGTGGCAGAGCGCCGGGCGCACAAGTCTATGGAAGCCGAATAG
- the radA gene encoding DNA repair protein RadA, with translation MAKAKRKFVCQQCGTVSNRWQGQCDDCGEWNSIVEEVAETIFSARHDLHSGGRALRLVGLDDKVELPPRTTTGIAEFDRALGGGIVSGSATLIGGDPGIGKSTLLLQAAARIAMAGHRVAYISGEEAADQVRLRAQRLGLGNAPVQLASATSVRDILTTLGEETPPALLIIDSIQTMHSDLIEGAPGTVSQVRASSQELIRFAKQRGTALILVGHVTKDGSIAGPRVLEHMVDTVLSFEGERSHQYRILRAIKNRFGGTDEIGVFAMVAEGLEEVSNPSALFLTHRDETVTGATVFPALEGTRPVLVEIQALVVRLSSGATPRRAVVGWDSGRLAMVLAVLEARCGLSFSTCEVYLNVAGGYRLSDPAADLAVAAALMSALSERPVPADVVLFGEIALSGEIRPVAHAPLRLREAAKLGFNRAFVPAAVADGVKGISVSGYRALAQLVDQMLGRG, from the coding sequence ATGGCAAAGGCAAAGCGCAAATTCGTCTGTCAGCAATGCGGCACTGTTTCAAACCGTTGGCAGGGGCAATGCGACGATTGCGGCGAATGGAACAGCATCGTTGAGGAAGTGGCCGAAACAATTTTTTCCGCCCGCCATGATCTGCACAGCGGCGGCCGCGCGCTGAGGCTGGTGGGCCTGGACGACAAGGTCGAATTGCCGCCCCGCACCACCACCGGCATTGCGGAGTTCGACCGCGCTTTGGGCGGCGGCATCGTCTCCGGCTCCGCCACGCTGATCGGCGGTGACCCCGGCATCGGCAAGTCGACGCTGTTGTTGCAGGCCGCCGCTCGCATCGCCATGGCGGGACACCGCGTCGCCTATATCAGCGGCGAGGAAGCGGCCGATCAGGTCCGCTTGCGCGCCCAGCGGCTGGGCCTGGGCAATGCCCCGGTGCAACTCGCCAGCGCCACCTCCGTCCGCGATATTTTGACGACGCTGGGAGAGGAAACGCCGCCCGCCTTGCTCATCATCGATTCGATCCAGACCATGCACAGCGACCTGATCGAAGGCGCGCCCGGCACGGTGAGCCAGGTGCGCGCTTCCAGCCAGGAACTGATCCGCTTCGCCAAGCAGCGCGGCACGGCGCTGATTCTCGTTGGCCATGTCACCAAGGATGGCAGCATCGCGGGACCGCGCGTGCTGGAACATATGGTCGACACGGTGCTGAGCTTCGAGGGCGAACGCAGCCATCAATATCGCATCTTGCGCGCGATCAAGAACCGCTTCGGCGGCACGGACGAGATTGGCGTCTTCGCCATGGTGGCGGAGGGGCTGGAGGAGGTGAGCAATCCTTCCGCCCTGTTCCTGACGCACCGCGATGAAACGGTAACAGGCGCCACCGTCTTTCCGGCGCTGGAAGGCACGCGCCCGGTGCTGGTGGAGATACAGGCGCTGGTCGTCCGCCTTTCCAGCGGCGCTACCCCCCGCCGTGCGGTGGTCGGGTGGGACAGCGGGCGGCTTGCCATGGTGCTTGCCGTGCTGGAGGCGCGTTGTGGGCTCAGTTTCTCGACCTGCGAAGTCTATCTCAACGTCGCGGGCGGCTATCGCCTGTCGGACCCCGCCGCCGACCTGGCCGTCGCCGCCGCGCTGATGTCCGCGCTGTCGGAACGCCCGGTTCCCGCCGACGTCGTTCTCTTCGGTGAAATCGCGCTGTCCGGCGAAATCCGCCCGGTCGCCCATGCGCCGCTCCGCCTGCGCGAAGCTGCCAAGCTGGGCTTCAATCGCGCCTTCGTGCCTGCCGCCGTGGCCGATGGGGTGAAGGGCATTTCCGTCAGCGGCTATCGCGCCCTCGCGCAACTTGTTGACCAGATGCTCGGGCGCGGATAG
- a CDS encoding endonuclease/exonuclease/phosphatase family protein produces the protein MKTVRVASYNIRKAIGTDRRRVPERVIDVLNELDADIIALQEADRRFGVRSAALPPWLLESISPYKPVPLNVHVDSMGWHGNAILVRKEAQIGTHDVLHLPCLEPRGATMAEVTLGKASLRIFGMHLDLSGLWRRKQAAAVIHAAGLRDTMPTVLMGDLNEWSAERGCLADFARHYSFAPCGRSFHARRPVARLDRIMHCGQLKLADCGVHESAAARRASDHLPIWAEFKLG, from the coding sequence ATGAAGACCGTTCGTGTCGCGAGCTATAATATCCGCAAGGCCATTGGCACCGACCGCCGCCGGGTTCCGGAACGGGTGATCGACGTGCTGAACGAACTGGACGCCGACATCATCGCGCTGCAGGAGGCGGACCGGCGCTTCGGCGTGCGGTCGGCGGCACTGCCGCCCTGGCTGCTGGAGAGCATCAGCCCCTACAAGCCGGTGCCGCTCAACGTGCATGTCGATTCCATGGGCTGGCACGGCAATGCCATATTGGTGCGCAAGGAAGCGCAAATCGGCACGCATGACGTGCTGCACCTGCCTTGCCTGGAACCACGCGGCGCCACCATGGCGGAGGTGACGCTGGGCAAGGCGAGCCTGCGCATCTTCGGCATGCATCTCGACCTGTCGGGGCTGTGGCGGCGCAAGCAGGCGGCGGCGGTGATCCACGCGGCGGGCCTGCGCGACACCATGCCGACGGTGCTGATGGGCGACCTCAACGAATGGAGCGCGGAACGGGGGTGCCTCGCGGATTTCGCGCGGCATTACAGCTTCGCGCCCTGCGGCCGGTCCTTCCATGCGCGGCGGCCAGTGGCGCGGCTCGACCGCATCATGCATTGCGGGCAGTTGAAGCTGGCCGATTGCGGCGTGCATGAAAGCGCGGCGGCGCGGCGGGCTTCGGACCATCTGCCGATCTGGGCGGAGTTCAAGCTGGGGTGA
- a CDS encoding patatin-like protein translates to MKERELRLALVCYGGISLAVYMHGITKEIWHLARASRAFHDGAPSGNSSEAVYRKLLKDLEQACGVKLRVMPDIIAGASAGGINGIFLAQAIETGQSLDPLTDMWLDNADVERLLDPDARPARRITKFWATPLVWMAARHPGDTVERTVAPDTREEVRHKLSHFIRSRWFEPPFGGEVFTAMILDAFDAMEATGRGPALLPAGHPLDLFVTVTDFEGHPQSLNLHSPPQVVETEHRLSIGFRAHGQVGRSLADPAELVFAARATASFPGAFPPFTVRELDRVLKRRHRAWPTRDAFLTRALPRHAARGRVEDAVLIDGSVLANAPFAQAIGALKNRPSRREVDRRFVYIDPKPGHRSIQLNRQGEAEEAPSGEEAPLPGFFRTIFGALSDIPREQPIRDNLEAIDRHSARIRRMVRILNALRPGIEAEVEGTIGGMLFLDRPTPARLSAWRGKAQQRAANSAGFAFPAYGHLKLSGIVEDLADLLFRLSGEESPLMRESYRQSLWSHVRAIGADRLTEDVGPASAPVGFFRQHDLPFRIRRLRFLARRLAETLEVETTTDDAILQKMHDAIYAALSHYTECEGVDFYNGEIRAAAREVPNDPGAALEAVAQLRGLRERDEAADMMLADALAGLPKAARRTMLLAYLGFPFYDIATLPLLQGHGMDEYDPVKVDRISPEDCSAIRPGGAEATLKGIEFNNFGAFFSRAYRENDYLWGRLHGVERLLDIVISALPAASRLSQEAVHQYRRTAFLAILDEEEKRLDHVADLIASLREEIG, encoded by the coding sequence ATGAAAGAGCGGGAACTCAGGCTCGCACTGGTCTGCTATGGCGGGATCAGCCTGGCCGTCTACATGCACGGCATCACAAAGGAAATCTGGCATCTGGCTCGGGCCAGCCGGGCTTTTCATGACGGCGCGCCATCGGGCAACAGCAGCGAGGCGGTCTATCGCAAACTGCTGAAGGATCTTGAACAGGCCTGCGGCGTCAAATTGCGCGTGATGCCCGATATCATCGCGGGCGCGAGCGCGGGCGGGATCAACGGCATCTTCCTGGCACAGGCGATCGAGACGGGCCAGTCGCTCGACCCGCTGACCGACATGTGGCTGGACAATGCCGATGTCGAAAGGCTGCTCGACCCCGACGCCCGGCCCGCCCGGCGGATCACCAAATTCTGGGCGACCCCGCTCGTCTGGATGGCGGCGCGGCATCCGGGCGACACGGTCGAGCGCACCGTCGCCCCCGACACGCGGGAGGAGGTGCGGCACAAGCTGTCGCACTTCATCCGCTCCCGCTGGTTCGAGCCGCCCTTTGGCGGCGAAGTCTTCACCGCCATGATCCTGGACGCCTTCGATGCGATGGAGGCGACCGGGCGCGGCCCCGCGCTGCTGCCCGCCGGTCATCCGCTGGACCTGTTCGTCACCGTCACTGATTTCGAAGGGCATCCGCAGAGCCTGAACCTCCACAGCCCGCCGCAGGTGGTGGAGACGGAGCATCGCCTGTCGATCGGCTTCCGCGCCCATGGTCAGGTCGGCCGCAGCCTTGCCGATCCTGCCGAGTTGGTCTTCGCCGCGCGCGCGACCGCCAGCTTCCCCGGCGCCTTCCCGCCCTTCACCGTGCGCGAGCTGGACCGGGTGCTGAAACGCCGCCATCGCGCCTGGCCGACGCGGGACGCCTTCCTGACGCGCGCCCTGCCCCGCCACGCCGCGCGGGGCCGCGTGGAGGATGCCGTGCTGATCGACGGATCGGTGCTGGCCAACGCCCCCTTCGCGCAGGCGATCGGCGCGCTCAAGAACCGTCCGTCCCGGCGGGAGGTCGATCGGCGCTTCGTTTATATCGACCCCAAGCCCGGGCACCGCTCGATCCAGCTCAACCGGCAGGGCGAGGCGGAGGAGGCGCCTTCGGGCGAGGAGGCGCCCCTGCCTGGCTTCTTCCGCACCATATTCGGCGCCTTGAGCGACATTCCCCGCGAACAGCCGATCCGCGACAATCTGGAGGCGATCGACCGGCACAGCGCCCGCATCCGGCGCATGGTGCGCATATTGAACGCGCTGCGGCCGGGGATCGAGGCCGAGGTGGAGGGCACCATCGGCGGTATGCTGTTCCTCGACCGGCCGACGCCTGCCCGGCTTTCCGCCTGGCGCGGCAAGGCGCAGCAGCGGGCGGCCAACTCCGCCGGTTTCGCCTTTCCGGCTTACGGGCATCTCAAGCTTTCCGGCATTGTCGAGGATCTGGCCGACCTGCTGTTCCGCCTGAGCGGGGAGGAAAGCCCGCTGATGCGCGAAAGCTACCGCCAGTCGCTGTGGAGCCATGTGCGCGCGATCGGTGCGGATCGATTGACCGAGGATGTCGGTCCCGCCTCCGCCCCGGTCGGCTTCTTCCGCCAGCATGACCTGCCCTTCCGCATTCGCCGCCTGCGTTTTCTGGCACGGCGGCTGGCCGAGACGCTGGAGGTGGAGACGACCACGGATGATGCCATCCTCCAGAAGATGCACGACGCCATCTATGCCGCCCTGTCGCATTATACCGAATGCGAAGGCGTCGATTTCTATAATGGCGAAATCCGGGCAGCGGCGCGGGAGGTGCCCAATGATCCGGGCGCCGCGCTGGAGGCGGTGGCGCAACTGCGGGGCTTGCGCGAACGCGACGAGGCGGCGGACATGATGCTGGCCGATGCGCTGGCGGGGCTGCCCAAGGCGGCGCGGCGCACCATGCTGCTCGCCTATCTCGGCTTTCCCTTTTACGACATCGCCACCCTGCCGCTGCTGCAAGGCCATGGGATGGACGAATATGATCCGGTCAAGGTCGACCGGATTTCGCCGGAGGATTGCAGCGCGATCCGGCCCGGCGGGGCGGAAGCCACGCTGAAAGGCATTGAGTTCAACAATTTCGGCGCCTTCTTCAGCCGCGCCTATCGCGAGAATGATTATCTCTGGGGGCGGCTCCATGGGGTGGAGCGGCTTCTGGATATCGTGATTTCGGCATTGCCTGCGGCAAGCCGTCTTTCGCAGGAGGCGGTGCATCAGTATAGGCGGACCGCTTTCCTGGCGATCCTCGATGAAGAAGAAAAGCGGCTGGACCATGTCGCTGATCTGATCGCCAGCTTGCGAGAGGAGATTGGGTGA
- a CDS encoding 4a-hydroxytetrahydrobiopterin dehydratase — MIAKLDGEERALALRNLPEWTAVQDPDGIRRLFTFKDFTAAFGFMTQVALLAEKADHHPEWSNVYNRVDIILTTHDAGGLSRRDIDLATQIDALL, encoded by the coding sequence ATGATCGCGAAACTGGATGGAGAGGAACGCGCTCTGGCGCTCAGGAACTTGCCCGAATGGACGGCCGTTCAAGACCCTGACGGCATCCGCCGCCTCTTCACGTTCAAGGATTTCACCGCCGCCTTCGGTTTCATGACGCAGGTGGCGCTGCTTGCGGAAAAGGCGGACCATCATCCCGAATGGTCGAATGTCTACAACCGGGTCGACATCATATTGACCACCCATGATGCGGGCGGCCTGTCGCGCCGCGACATCGACCTCGCCACGCAGATCGACGCTCTGTTGTAA
- a CDS encoding metallopeptidase family protein produces MLYVFPMHDAGQPPRFAPTREDIEKLALKALTRLPEPFRSHLSDVVLFVEEFADPGILKEMEIDDPFGLTGLYSGRPVGEAAQTGDMPPTVHLFRRPLLDEWVETGVPLDMLITHVVVHEIGHHFGLSDLDMHVLEDMVTL; encoded by the coding sequence ATGCTTTATGTCTTCCCTATGCATGATGCCGGTCAACCACCCCGATTTGCGCCGACGCGCGAGGATATCGAAAAGCTGGCGCTGAAGGCGCTGACGCGCCTGCCCGAACCGTTCCGGTCGCATCTTTCCGACGTCGTGCTGTTCGTTGAGGAATTTGCCGATCCCGGAATACTCAAGGAGATGGAGATCGACGATCCCTTCGGCCTCACCGGCCTCTATTCCGGCCGGCCGGTGGGGGAAGCGGCGCAGACCGGCGACATGCCGCCGACCGTGCACCTGTTCCGCCGTCCGCTGCTGGACGAATGGGTGGAAACCGGCGTGCCGCTCGACATGCTGATCACCCATGTGGTGGTGCATGAAATCGGCCATCATTTCGGCCTCTCCGACCTCGACATGCATGTCCTGGAGGACATGGTCACCCTATGA
- the ccmA gene encoding heme ABC exporter ATP-binding protein CcmA, which produces MSRVGLHLSDVACVRGGRLLFRGVDLAMEPGGSALLKGPNGIGKSSLMRICAGLLRASAGTVDRHGRVALTDERLALDMEQPLGAALGFWARLDAAAPGALDAALAAMALEALRQVPVRMLSTGQRKRAALARVIAGGAPIWLLDEPGNGLDDAALELLGDAVAAHLAKGGIVVAASHQPLPLATPVILAMQDHVAEEDA; this is translated from the coding sequence ATGAGCCGGGTGGGATTGCACCTGTCGGACGTCGCCTGCGTGCGCGGCGGGCGGTTGCTGTTCCGCGGCGTCGATCTTGCCATGGAGCCGGGCGGCAGCGCGCTGCTGAAAGGGCCGAACGGCATCGGCAAGTCCAGCCTGATGCGGATCTGCGCCGGGCTGCTGCGCGCTTCGGCGGGAACGGTGGACCGCCATGGCAGGGTCGCGCTGACCGACGAACGGCTGGCGCTGGACATGGAACAGCCGCTCGGCGCGGCGCTCGGCTTTTGGGCGCGGCTGGATGCGGCGGCGCCGGGCGCGCTGGACGCGGCTTTGGCGGCGATGGCGCTGGAGGCGCTCCGCCAGGTGCCGGTGCGCATGCTGTCGACCGGCCAGCGCAAGCGCGCGGCGCTGGCGCGGGTGATCGCTGGGGGCGCGCCGATCTGGCTGCTCGATGAACCGGGCAACGGGCTGGACGATGCGGCGTTGGAACTGCTGGGCGATGCGGTGGCGGCGCATCTGGCCAAGGGCGGAATCGTCGTCGCTGCGTCGCATCAGCCGCTGCCGCTGGCGACGCCGGTGATATTGGCGATGCAGGATCATGTCGCGGAGGAGGACGCGTGA
- a CDS encoding heme exporter protein CcmB — protein sequence MNILLTLASRDLRQAWQSAGLWLPVAFLLLVASLYPFAVGPDAALLRRTGGGMLWIAALLASLLPVDRLVAPDRDAGVLDQIALRGIGEEMVVLARLIAHWLGFGPALMIATLPAAALLKLDGATIGLLEAGLLIGTPALAALGLLVATLTAGLRSSGALAGLLALPLAVPLLIFGAGTLGDGSGAALKFLGAASLLLVAITPFAGGAAIRAGRE from the coding sequence GTGAATATCCTCCTGACCCTGGCCAGCCGGGATTTGCGGCAGGCCTGGCAGTCCGCCGGGCTGTGGCTGCCCGTCGCCTTTCTGTTGCTGGTCGCCAGCCTCTATCCCTTTGCGGTGGGGCCCGATGCGGCCTTGTTGCGGCGGACTGGTGGCGGCATGCTGTGGATCGCGGCGCTGCTCGCCAGCCTCTTGCCGGTGGACCGGCTGGTGGCGCCGGACAGGGACGCGGGCGTGCTCGATCAGATCGCTCTGCGCGGCATCGGGGAGGAGATGGTCGTGCTGGCGCGGCTGATCGCGCATTGGCTGGGTTTCGGCCCGGCGCTCATGATCGCGACCCTGCCCGCCGCTGCCCTGTTGAAGCTGGATGGAGCGACCATCGGCTTGCTGGAGGCGGGACTGTTGATCGGCACGCCTGCGCTGGCGGCACTGGGGCTGCTGGTGGCGACATTGACCGCCGGGCTGCGATCGAGCGGCGCGCTGGCGGGGCTGCTGGCGCTGCCGCTGGCCGTGCCGCTGCTGATCTTCGGCGCGGGGACGCTGGGCGACGGCAGCGGCGCGGCGCTCAAATTCCTGGGCGCGGCATCGCTGCTGCTGGTCGCGATCACGCCCTTTGCCGGCGGTGCTGCGATCCGGGCGGGGCGGGAATAA
- a CDS encoding DMT family transporter produces MIAALASLLFILIWSTGFIVARAMVPHAAPELILALRLTLTTLLLAGAALCARQALPRGRRLTLHLAAGAMLHGFYLTLSWWAVNNGMPAGVMALLGALQPLMVAVASVAFLGDRLPPRAWTGLAIAILGVGCVLLPAIGRAGAGSITIWPAFAGMVAVLGMAGGTLIQRGAIAGDGIAISGAVQNAGGALVALMAALIVGEYRWDGNPILWLGLGWSVLGLSAGGLSLLVWLVRHQGPTRMSMLLLLVPPLAAIEAWLLFGERLGPVQLIGFALALGGVMLGRSTRPARGQEITEPA; encoded by the coding sequence ATGATTGCCGCCCTCGCCTCCCTTCTCTTCATTCTCATTTGGTCGACCGGCTTCATCGTCGCACGGGCCATGGTGCCCCACGCTGCGCCGGAGTTGATCCTTGCCCTGCGGCTGACGCTGACGACTCTGCTGCTGGCAGGGGCCGCGCTTTGTGCACGGCAAGCCCTGCCTCGCGGGCGGCGGTTGACGCTGCACTTGGCGGCTGGGGCGATGCTGCACGGCTTCTATCTGACGCTCAGTTGGTGGGCAGTGAACAACGGCATGCCCGCCGGAGTCATGGCGTTGCTGGGGGCGCTGCAACCGCTGATGGTCGCGGTGGCGAGCGTCGCCTTTCTGGGGGATCGGTTACCGCCCCGCGCCTGGACCGGGCTGGCAATCGCGATTCTTGGGGTCGGCTGCGTGCTGCTTCCCGCGATCGGGCGGGCGGGCGCGGGATCGATCACGATATGGCCTGCGTTTGCGGGGATGGTGGCGGTGCTGGGCATGGCGGGCGGCACGCTGATCCAGCGCGGGGCGATTGCCGGCGATGGCATCGCGATTTCAGGCGCGGTGCAGAATGCGGGCGGCGCGCTGGTCGCGCTGATGGCGGCGCTGATCGTAGGCGAATATCGTTGGGATGGAAATCCCATCCTCTGGCTGGGTCTGGGCTGGTCGGTGCTGGGCCTGTCGGCGGGTGGACTGTCGCTGCTGGTGTGGCTGGTGCGGCATCAGGGGCCGACGCGCATGTCTATGCTGTTGCTGCTGGTGCCGCCGCTCGCCGCCATCGAGGCTTGGCTGCTGTTCGGGGAGCGGCTGGGGCCGGTGCAGCTCATCGGCTTCGCTTTGGCGCTCGGCGGGGTGATGCTGGGCCGATCGACACGGCCCGCGCGCGGCCAGGAAATCACCGAACCGGCCTGA
- a CDS encoding chorismate mutase, whose translation MDETLKRYRESIDNIDAALVFMLAERFKITQAVGEHKATHDLPPADPGREERQITRLRQLATDANLDPDFTEKFLRFIIDEVIRHHERLREQQG comes from the coding sequence GTGGACGAGACTTTGAAGCGCTATCGCGAGAGCATCGACAATATCGACGCGGCGCTGGTCTTCATGCTGGCCGAGCGGTTCAAGATCACCCAGGCGGTGGGTGAGCACAAGGCGACCCACGACCTGCCCCCCGCCGATCCGGGCCGGGAGGAACGCCAGATCACGCGTCTGCGCCAACTTGCGACCGACGCTAATCTGGACCCCGACTTCACGGAAAAATTCCTGCGCTTCATTATCGATGAGGTGATCCGGCACCATGAGCGTCTGCGCGAACAGCAGGGCTGA